The Sulfolobus sp. A20 genomic interval AGGAGTTAGTGAGGCATCACCAGATGTTGCTAAAACATATATCCATGTCTTAGGGGAAATATATTTCTCTACAGTAGCTAAAGTCGGTATTATGTAATTCCCAGAAGTTAACATCCAATAGGTTTCATTCTTAGAATTAACAATATATCCATTAAACAAGAATTGTGACCCAGAAGATTCATAGTAAATACTAGCCTGCATTAAAAAAGAGTCTAAACTGGAGGGCAATAGATAATTGTAATAAAAAGTATGATATAGTGTAATATTAACTGGATTATCACCTTTAATTATTACTTCTATGCTACCATTCCCGGTATTACCAAAGGTAGACATTGTCTTTTCAAAGGATTCACCCGTAGGACCAAAATTACTAACCCATAAGACTTCTACTTGATCCCCGTTTATAGACATATTACGGAGATTCCAATAAGTGATTACTGAAGGACTCTTGGCTGCTATTAGTGAATAGCTAGAGGGTACCATAATATCAGGTGGTAAATTGCCATAAAATGCATTAGCCCAGCTTGGTACTGCATAAGGAGCAGCGGCTTCTTGACCTGCTGGTGTGTAAGGATTAGCTTTTGGTATTGTGAAGTAGCCTATTACAATAGGACCAACAAGTATGACTAAAAAAGCTAATGATATTATGAAGTACTTTGATCTAAATATTGGATTCAAGTTAAACTCACCTCAACTTTATTCTAGGATCTACAAGGGGATATATTAAATCGTTAACGTAAAGGATAGCTAAAGCGTAGGCTGTTAATATGAAGAAAGATCCCTCAAGTAAAGGTAAGTTAAGTTCCAATGCAGCATAAGTTAAGAGATATCCCATACCTGGTATACCAAAAATGTATTCTACGAAGAATATTCCGGATAATATAAATGCAACATCGATTGCAGTTCTGGTAATAACTGGTATAAGAGAATTTCTACGTGCTATCCCTCTAACAATCTTTTCCTTATAACCTACTAATCTGGCATACTTAACGAAATCAGAATCAAGTACGTCTATCATTGTGTTCCTCATAAGAATACCCCTAACAGGGAAGCCAAATATAAAGGTAATAACTACCCACGGTAACCAGTATGCTTTTAAGATAGTTATTGGACTAGACCAGTTTATTACGGACACATCAGATATAGGTATTACTTTGACATAAATTGCTAATAATACCCAAAGTATTACCAAGATGAAAAACCCTGGAATATTATATTGAAGTACTAAATAATTGGAAATTATGTGATCAACCAATTTATTTCTCTTTATAGCTGCATATGAACCTAAAAGAATAGCCAATATGGTTTGAAATATTAAAGGAGGTACAGTAAGAACTATAGTGTAGGGTAAAGCTCTCATAATTTCACCAACAACATACTCATGATGTTGGAAGTCGTAAAACTTTAGGGTAAAAAGAAGATAAAAGTAATGTGCAAATTGAACGTAAATCGGTTTGTTAAATCCATAAAGATTTGTTAGAGCAACTAATAGGCTATGTTGAAACTGTGAAGATCTACCTATTTGACCTATGGGTAAAAACCATAGGGCTGGATCTATCCCTAACGCCTCAGGAAGACCCTCTAATAGAAACCAGTTTAAAATTACTAAGGCGATAAGTAATAATAGTCTATCCACAGCTCTCCTCACAGCATAGGTCCCAAATCCCATATGTTTATTACAGAACGCCACAGTTAAAAATTTTTTTCCTATCGTGATTGGAGTAGATTAAAAATTGTATGTAAAAAAAAGGTTATTTTTTAAATTATTTTCTTCTAAACACTAAGGCTACTATTAGTGCTATTATAACTACAACTATCCCAACTCCAAGTGATCCATACACTGCAGTGGAGGTGGTTATGACTACCGTGCTAACTGCCGGTGGAGATGGTGGAGTGTAGCTCGCTACTGGAGAAATAGTTGACACCACAGTCGTTGTAGTCGTAGTAGTTGTAGTCGTAGTAGTTGTAGTCGTAGTAGTCACTGGAGTTACTGGAGATAGTATGTTAAATGTGTAATATGCATAGTAAACATGAGGAACATCCACAATCCTAACTCCAGATCCAATACTGTTAGCACTCATGTTGAGTACTAAAGGTTCCGTATAAGTAGCGTTAACAAACAACACATAAGTAAAACCAGGTTTTAATTGATTAACGGGTATTGATACCTCATATTCGTTACCCATAACATGAGTTATTGGAACACTCATCATTGGAGTTGTACTACCATATATCCATATCCAAGCATTACCTGTAGCGTTTGTTATTGGAACTAAAGGTAGACTTACTGTAGGTTTACCGTTTATATACGCTGGGGCAGCATATACTTGAGTTATATTAAACGTGAAAGTATACGTTGATGTACTCCCATAAGTTATATTAGCGATGAAATTAGCTAATGGATCTAGCTTGAAATAACCGTCGTTTCTTATAAAGGTAGAGCCCACACTCTTGTTCCAAGCATATAAGTAGTAAGGACCAGATCCTATAACTTGACCGTTGGTTGAAACGGAATATACGTCAGCTCCCAAGTACTGTGGAGGTATATTTTCGAATATCGAGGGAGGAACTATATATATTCCAGATAGGCTGTAAATATTCCAATAACTACTATCATTAAAGTATATGTATATTGTATAAGGATTATTTGAGGGAACATAGGAATAAACTAGATTTGGCAGAGTACCAAACCACTCAAATGATGGGAACATTGCCTCAGCTGTATAGTTAAGTATAACTGGCTTTCCATAATATGTACCTATATATACTGTATCTTGTGACGGATTGAATGGATTAGAAGCATATCCACCCATATCGAAATACCACATAGTAAAGTTTATGGCTAAAGCATTTAATGGAAATCCATTCTGGAAAGTATCATTGTGAACTAAGTTCAGTATAATTTCTTGACCATTAACTATTTTTATATTAGTACCCGGAATTGTTTCGTTTAAGTGGCTAATGACAGTCCAGTTTGAAACAATCCATGGCAATAGTTGTAAAGCATTAAATGGAGGGCTTGTTAATGGTGTATCATAAACTTCTCCTAATCCGTCAAACTCACACACCGTCTCTGCGGTATAAACGTCATATGTAGTTGGAGCAGCACTCTCTGGAGCTAATCCCCAGTTAAACTTACCATGAGTTGAGTTAGATACATGAACATCTATTAATGAAATTCCTCCACCTACCGTAGGAACATAATTGGCATAGCCTGGTAAATAAGCTCCAATAACATCGTTAGCCCAACCTGCTACTATCTCGGGTACCGCAGCTTGTAAGTAATAAACAGCTTGTTTAGTATAATATTCACTTTGGTTAAGATTTGATGATAAAACATAAGCTTGAGTTAAAAGCTGATTAATAGTGGCGTTAACGAAAGCATCATCACTAGTACTTGGAGCTAATGGACCATCAATGAAATATAACCAATCAGGGGCTATAGCGTTTACACTCCAACCAAACGTTATGAGATCATAATTTTCCGTTAATAAATCTTGTATCAAAGTAGGCGTGAAAGGAACAACTTGGTATTGTATATTTAATCCAATCTCTTTTGCAGCTTGCGTGACTATTTCTGCTAATTTAAGTGCAGGTGGAGAGTTTGCTGGTATTATCCAAGTTATAGTTACTGGTGTTCCATTCGGATAAGTCCACGTTCCTAAGGAAGAACTATAAACTAAACCAGCATCTTGTAGATAAATTCTAGCCCTAGTTAAATTAAAACTCTCATGAGTCTGATAGAATATGGTTGCGTTAGGATTGAAGAAGTAAGCATATAGTGAAGGATCAACATACCAAGGCATGGCTGTGCCTAATAGCCCATTATCGAAAACCTGCTGTTGCACTAACTGGTAGTTAACTAAGCTAAAAATAGCCCATCTAAAATAAGTGTTGTTCATAGGGTATCTATTGAAGTTGAACTGAATTATTGGACCAAAACCGTAGACTGGTTGATCATATAGATATAAGTTAGGATCATGTTCGGCTTGAAGTATTTGACTCTCATGAACAATACCAGCCATTTGAACTTGACCAGCTACTAGTGCTTCATAAAGTGCAGTGTTCGAAGTGTAGTCCCATACCTCATTTAATACTGCAACATAAGGAGTTAAGTTTCTATATTCTGCGGCAGGAAGAACTGGTACATTAAAATTGCTTATCACTGCATATCCGCTGCTTACTATTACTGATGATAATCCTAGCATAAAAAACATTAACAAAGCAGTTAAAATTATACCCTTTTGCATATAAACGAATTAGATTAAGGGTTAAAAAATATTTTCCCATCTTTAAGCTTTATCTTGGTAAAATAGTTATAATCTGATTAAAAGTCAAGTCATTGATTATATTAACTCCCGTCACTTGGAAAACTCCTTGAGGTAATAATACTTCATTAAACTGTAAATTAGTATATTCCGTGTACGTTGAACCATTATATAGAATAATATTTAACTCTCCATAAACGCTAACTGTACCTTGCTCATTAGAGGTATACGAAATGCTGAAATAATAGGGTTCAAATGAAAGGGACTTTATCTCTTTTGGCAAAATCGTATCGATAAAATTACTTAATACGACGGTAGATGGAGTATAATTACCCATGTATGGGGG includes:
- a CDS encoding ABC transporter permease; translated protein: MGFGTYAVRRAVDRLLLLIALVILNWFLLEGLPEALGIDPALWFLPIGQIGRSSQFQHSLLVALTNLYGFNKPIYVQFAHYFYLLFTLKFYDFQHHEYVVGEIMRALPYTIVLTVPPLIFQTILAILLGSYAAIKRNKLVDHIISNYLVLQYNIPGFFILVILWVLLAIYVKVIPISDVSVINWSSPITILKAYWLPWVVITFIFGFPVRGILMRNTMIDVLDSDFVKYARLVGYKEKIVRGIARRNSLIPVITRTAIDVAFILSGIFFVEYIFGIPGMGYLLTYAALELNLPLLEGSFFILTAYALAILYVNDLIYPLVDPRIKLR
- a CDS encoding ABC transporter substrate-binding protein, translated to MQKGIILTALLMFFMLGLSSVIVSSGYAVISNFNVPVLPAAEYRNLTPYVAVLNEVWDYTSNTALYEALVAGQVQMAGIVHESQILQAEHDPNLYLYDQPVYGFGPIIQFNFNRYPMNNTYFRWAIFSLVNYQLVQQQVFDNGLLGTAMPWYVDPSLYAYFFNPNATIFYQTHESFNLTRARIYLQDAGLVYSSSLGTWTYPNGTPVTITWIIPANSPPALKLAEIVTQAAKEIGLNIQYQVVPFTPTLIQDLLTENYDLITFGWSVNAIAPDWLYFIDGPLAPSTSDDAFVNATINQLLTQAYVLSSNLNQSEYYTKQAVYYLQAAVPEIVAGWANDVIGAYLPGYANYVPTVGGGISLIDVHVSNSTHGKFNWGLAPESAAPTTYDVYTAETVCEFDGLGEVYDTPLTSPPFNALQLLPWIVSNWTVISHLNETIPGTNIKIVNGQEIILNLVHNDTFQNGFPLNALAINFTMWYFDMGGYASNPFNPSQDTVYIGTYYGKPVILNYTAEAMFPSFEWFGTLPNLVYSYVPSNNPYTIYIYFNDSSYWNIYSLSGIYIVPPSIFENIPPQYLGADVYSVSTNGQVIGSGPYYLYAWNKSVGSTFIRNDGYFKLDPLANFIANITYGSTSTYTFTFNITQVYAAPAYINGKPTVSLPLVPITNATGNAWIWIYGSTTPMMSVPITHVMGNEYEVSIPVNQLKPGFTYVLFVNATYTEPLVLNMSANSIGSGVRIVDVPHVYYAYYTFNILSPVTPVTTTTTTTTTTTTTTTTTVVSTISPVASYTPPSPPAVSTVVITTSTAVYGSLGVGIVVVIIALIVALVFRRK